One genomic region from Schistocerca gregaria isolate iqSchGreg1 unplaced genomic scaffold, iqSchGreg1.2 ptg001227l, whole genome shotgun sequence encodes:
- the LOC126329929 gene encoding uncharacterized protein LOC126329929 — protein sequence MPSLYSRPPNPQNVSKARAYNLRTSFKNMRETAHSVSCFSLKRAKIFLRNVLRHREAVVFTRYKAGVGGCPQTKNHPFGRGRGRWPAKSARFLLALLNNAESNARIKGLNTKRMEILHISVRQAPKICRRIYRAHGRINPFMTHPCHVEVILVEKSKPVRDPPQKIKKTIRKPSDQHAVSRSSEVTTSS from the exons ATGCCTTCGCTTTACTCTCGCCCCCCCAACCCTCAAAACG tgagcAAGGCCCGCGCCTACAATCTCCGCACCTCCTTCAAGAACATGCGCGAAACGGCACATAGCGTCTCCTGCTTCTCTCTCAAACGCGCGAAAATCTTCCTTCGCAACGTCCTGCGCCACCGAGAGGCCGTCGTGTTCACCCGGTACAAGGCCGGCGTCGGCGGATGCCCTCAAACCAAAAATCACCCGTTCGGCAGGGGCAGGGGCCGCTGGCCCGCCAAGTCCGCCCGATTCCTGCTCGCTCTGCTCAACAACGCGGAATCAAACGCTCGGATAAAGGGCCTGAACACCAAACGCATGGAAATCTTGCACATTTCCGTTCGTCAAGCACCCAAAATCTGCAGGCGCATCTATCGTGCCCACGGACGCATCAACCCCTTCATGACTCACCCCTGCCACGTCGAGGTCATCCTGGTCGAAAAAAGCAAGCCCGTCAGAGACCCACCTCAAAAAATCAAAAAAACAATAAGAAAACCGTCCGACCAACATGCAGTCTCACGATCGTCCGAAGTCACCACTTCCTCTTAA